One window from the genome of Dermacentor silvarum isolate Dsil-2018 chromosome 5, BIME_Dsil_1.4, whole genome shotgun sequence encodes:
- the LOC119454030 gene encoding uncharacterized protein LOC119454030 has translation MRRSAGNVRYFAANLLEWALEHGFSGVHLDWRGFESPLCGRPGNDAALEAVLRQLRDLARLNRVPLVLALSASTVPAAPGDLVDYYLLEAGDRRCADLDEAGLDTLYRKLRESEASAFSVCWTVSAAVEVFERTVGVRGTHLRFAGLVPRSRVCNVRANGSFRECTVGELPQDVEGGLVFRYRAADKVAQNVRHYAKYGRVWTCAPTPRACST, from the exons gtaCTTCGCGGCAAATCTTCTCGAGTGGGCGCTGGAGCATGGCTTCTCCGGAGTCCACCTCGACTGGCGCGGCTTCGAGTCGCCGCTGTGCGGGCGGCCCGGAAACGACGCCGCGCTCGAGGCCGTCCTTCGGCAGCTGCGCGATCTGGCCCGACTGAACCGCGTCCCGCTGGTCCTGGCCCTCTCGGCGTCCACCGTGCCCGCGGCGCCCGGCGACCTGGTCGACTACTACCTCCTGGAAGCGGGCGACCGCCGCTGCGCTGACCTGGACGAGGCGGGCCTGGACACGCTCTACCGAAAGCTTCGCGAGTCTGAGGCATCCGCGTTCTCCGTGTGCTGGACTGTGTCGGCGGCCGTGGAGGTGTTCGAGAGGACCGTCGGAGTCAGGGGAACCCATCTGAG GTTCGCAGGTCTGGTGCCGCGCAGCCGGGTCTGCAACGTGCGGGCCAACGGCAGCTTCCGGGAGTGCACCGTCGGCGAGCTGCCGCAAGACGTGGAGGGCGGACTCGTGTTCCGGTACCGAGCTGCGGACAAGGTCGCGCAGAATGTGCGTCACTACGCAAAATATGGAAGGGTCTGGACCTGCGCACCGACCCCACGTGCGTGCTCTACGTAG